The DNA window GGGCAGTTCCTCGGCCAGGATCTCGGCCGTGCGCCGCTCGTGCGCCGGGTCGAGGAAGGAGAACAGGTAGCTGACCGCGACCGCCTGCACCGCGCCCTCTTCGCGCAGCCTGCGCGCCACCGCGCGCACCGCGTCTTCGTCCAGCGGGCTCACCTCGCGGCCGTCGCGGTCGATCCGCTCGGGGATGTCGTGGCAGTGGCGGCGGCTGACCAGCGGCTCCGGCTTGATCCAGGTGATGTCGTAGTGGTCGCGGCGGTTGCCGCGCTGGATGAACGGCGTGTCGCGGAACCCAGCGGTGGCCAGGAAGGCGATCTCTGCCCCCTTGCGCTCCAGGATCGCGTTGGTGGCGATGGTCGTGCCGAGCCGGATGGTCTCGATCGCCGCCGGGTCGGCCACCTGCCGCAGGCCGCGGATCAGCCCGTCGGTCGGGTCCTGCGGCGTGCTCGGCGTCTTCCAGGCTTCGACGGTGCCGCTGTCGCGGTCGTAGCAGACATAGTCGGTGAATGTGCCGCCGACATCGACGGCAATCAGGTATCGCGGCATACCGTACACGAGCTCCCCCTCGGACCGGCCGAGGATATGGGCGACCGCACGGCTTGGCAATCGATGCCGCGCGCCGACGTGTGGCGAAAAAAATATATGTGGCGGACCCCCTTGCGGCGCGACCTGCGCCGGGGCACATCTTCAGCCAACGACTGCCGCGGACGGGCGCAACCCCGGCTTGGCATCCCGTGCAGTCGGATTCGGCCCGATCGGCCGGCGCATTGCAGCCGGCTGCCAGGGGCCCTTTCTGAGGCAGACGAGTCCTGATCTTGGTGGCGCGCAGCGCGACGGAGATCGATCGGCCGTGCATCGCGTTGGGGGGATGCATGGCCGCGCGTGGGCCCACGCCCCGGACCCGTCCTTCCGGATACCGCACATCATGAAGTCTGTTGCCGTCGGGGGCGCCGTCGCCCGGCCCCGGCGCGGGGCCGTCCGCGCCTTCGCGGTCGTCGTGGCCCTTGCCGTGGCCACGTTGATCGTCGCCGAACTGCTGCTGGTGGACGCCGCGCTGGCCTGGAGTCTCGTCGGCATGTGGGAGCTGCCGGCGCTGGTCGCGGAGATCGTCGGCGCCGTCGGCGCCGCCGCCAGCCTGTGGGTCGGCTGGATCGTGTTCCGCGCGGCCCTGGCCTATGAGCGCGAGAATCTCGAACCGAGGCAGGCCGGTCGGGCCGACATTGTCACTTGACGGCGGGCCGCTGCGGAGTCAGCCTGCAGTTGACGGCGACTACGCATGCGCAACCCGCTGTCGATCCCGACAGCGACCGGTCCGCGCCCTCGGCGCCCGCAGCGGCGTACGCCGCCGTCCGTGTGGCAACTGACCAGGGAGGGTGCGTAACAGCATGGAACCACCGACCCATCGGTTCGGGCCTCGCCGCGATGCGGGGCCCACGGCCTGAGCGGACTCACGGCAGACGTCACGTGCGACCCGGCCGGGCCGGTCGACAATTCGGACGATTGAGCCGCCCGTCGCAGGACCGGCGGCAAGCATAGAGCAGAGAAGCACCCGGCGGCGCAGGCCAGCCGGCCCGGCCCCAGCGGTATCGCCCCTGGGGCCGGTTGCTCTCCGGGCCGGCGCGTCAGCCCCGATCCTGGGCGATGCGGGCCTGGCGCATTCGGGCGATGCCGTCGGCCAGCGCCGCCTGCAGCAGCCAGGCGTCGCCCGAATAGGCGATGAAGTCGAAGCCCTGCTCGATCAGTGCCAGCCCTTCCGCAGGCGTCGCGGCGATGCGGCCGAGCGCCCGGCGGTTGGTCAGCGCCGCCTCGACGATGCGCGCGGTCGCCTGGGCGAAGCGGGGATCGTCGAACGCGCCCGGAATGCCCATGCTGACGCTGAGGTCATAGTGCCCGATCCACAGCCCGTCGAGGCCGTCAAGAGCGGCGATTTCCTCGACCGCGTCCAGCCCGGCGACCGTTTCGATCTTGGCAAAATAGACCGTGCGGGCGTCGGCCGCCCGCAGCTTGTCCAGCACCGGTCCCGGCGCATAGCGGTCGTGGCCGACCTGCACCGAGACCGCGCGGGTGCCGCGCGGCGGATAGCGGGTGCGCGCCGCGGCGATACGGGCCTCGTCGACGCCGTCGACCATCGGCGACATCACCGCCTCGGCGCCGATGTCGAGACAGCGCGCGAGATCGTCCGGGTTCTTGCCGGGCATGCCGAC is part of the Alphaproteobacteria bacterium genome and encodes:
- a CDS encoding aldolase/citrate lyase family protein, which gives rise to MTIKALTGTRAPKFGTFLVEFATPGIGHILKAAGCDFVLADMEHSGFGIDTVKTLLRALEAAALPAIVGMPGKNPDDLARCLDIGAEAVMSPMVDGVDEARIAAARTRYPPRGTRAVSVQVGHDRYAPGPVLDKLRAADARTVYFAKIETVAGLDAVEEIAALDGLDGLWIGHYDLSVSMGIPGAFDDPRFAQATARIVEAALTNRRALGRIAATPAEGLALIEQGFDFIAYSGDAWLLQAALADGIARMRQARIAQDRG